One window of the Onychostoma macrolepis isolate SWU-2019 chromosome 21, ASM1243209v1, whole genome shotgun sequence genome contains the following:
- the LOC131528975 gene encoding olfactory receptor 52N5-like: MDNLTFRHSILLVEGLQVTPQSTYVVFTFLLLVYVFIMASNIALVILISTEKNLHHPMHFLFCNLPLNDILGTTVILPRLLQDVLKETSERYMTYVECVVQAYFVHIFVAACHYVLIIMAFDRYVAICNPLRYTTIMTNKMVVKLSASAWGLSVLMVTILIGLTVRLSHCRSKIENPFCDNASLFKLSCEDGVVVNNVYGIIYTVVLFSFSILSIFITYGKIATVCITSKNKALNSKAIKTCSTHLAVYLIMLVSGSTFIFLHRFPLYSESRKLASIMFHIVPTGLNPLVYGLQTKEIRQKFVKFWCREKGAS; the protein is encoded by the coding sequence ATGGACAACCTGACATTCAGACACAGTATTCTCCTAGTGGAGGGACTTCAAGTTACACCTCAGTCTACCTATGTTGTTTTCACATTTCTTCTTTTGGTTTATGTCTTCATAATGGCTTCCAATATTGCACTTGTTATTCTGATCTCAACAGAGAAGAATCTACATCATCCTATGCATTTCCTGTTCTGTAACTTGCCACTGAATGATATATTAGGGACAACTGTCATTTTGCCACGCTTATTGCAGGACGTTTTAAAAGAAACGTCAGAGCGTTATATGACATATGTGGAGTGTGTTGTTCAAGCATATTTTGTGCATATATTTGTAGCAGCATGCCATTATGTTCTTATAATCATGGCCTTTGACAGATATGTGGCTATATGCAATCCACTGCGATACACAACTATAATGACCAATAAAATGGTGGTAAAATTGTCAGCATCAGCCTGGGGGCTGTCGGTACTTATGGTGACAATTCTGATAGGACTCACTGTGCGACTGTCTCACTGCAGATCTAAAATTGAAAATCCTTTCTGTGACAATGCCTCACTGTTTAAACTGTCCTGTGAGGATGGTGTTGTTGTTAATAATGTGTATGGAATCATTTATACTGTGGTTTTATTTTCCTTCTCAATTCTGTCTATATTCATAACATATGGCAAAATTGCTACTGTATGCATAACTAGTAAAAACAAAGCACTGAACAGCAAAGCCATAAAAACATGCAGCACTCATTTAGCTGTTTATTTAATCATGCTTGTTTCTGGCTCCACTTTTATTTTTCTACATCGTTTCCCTCTCTACTCTGAGAGCAGAAAACTAGCAAGTATAATGTTCCACATTGTACCAACAGGACTAAATCCTTTAGTATATGGTTTACAAACTAAAGAAATAAGACAGAAGTTTGTAAAATTTTGGTGCAGAGAAAAAGGAGCATCGTAA